TACTGATTTGGTCGAACCGCTTTCTCTTGACGAGGCCTATCTGGATGTTACTGTCAATAAAAAAGGAAATCCCAGTGCCACACTAATTGCCCGCGAAATTCGCAAAAGGATATGGGATGAAGTAGGATTGACAGCCTCTGCCGGAATTTCCATAAATAAATTTATTGCTAAGGTTGCATCGGATTTTAATAAGCCTAACGGACAAAAAACGGTCAATCCCGATGAAGTGCTTGCCTTTTTGGAAGAACTCCCCATCAGGAAGTTTTATGGAGTAGGGAAGGTGACTACAGAAAAAATGTATCAGTTGGGAATTTTTACGGGTAAAGACCTGAAAGAAAAAACAATAGACTTTTTAATAAAACATTTTGGGAAATCAGGAGCCTTTTATTATTCGGTAGTCCGGGGCATTCACAACAGCGCGGTAAAGCCGGAACGCATAGCGAAATCTGTAGGAGCCGAGCATACTTTTCATGAAAACCTGACTTCGGAAATTTTTATGATGGAACGCCTGGAATCGATTGCCGCGACTTTGGAACGAAGGCTGAAGAAATATGATATTTCAGGGAAAACGGTCACGTTAAAGATTAAATACAGCGATTTTACATTACAAACCCGAAGCAAGACCATGCCCTATTTTATTTCTGACAAAAGTCTGATTTTGGATGTAGCCAAAGAATTGCTCTATCAGGAAAAAATGAAAGACTCGGTGCGTCTGCTGGGAATATCACTTGGGAATTTGAATACGGAAGTAAAAAAGACGGTAGTTGTACAGTTGAAGTTTGATTTTTAATTTAAGATTTAAGATTTTGGCTTATGGTGTCTAAACCTAAAATCAGAAATCAAAAATCACAAATAAGAAAGGGCAAAGTTTCTGAACTACTTTCTATCAAAGATTTATATTTGCTAAAAATATTACCATGTTTGACCTAAATGAATATGAAAACGCACAAAAGGGGTAT
This portion of the Flavobacterium lindanitolerans genome encodes:
- the dinB gene encoding DNA polymerase IV, which codes for MEEQEQIQNRKIIHVDMDAFYASVEQMDNPELRGKPIAVGGGGNRGVVAAASYEARKFGVRSAISGYQAKRNCPELIFVRPRFERYREISEQIRQIFYDYTDLVEPLSLDEAYLDVTVNKKGNPSATLIAREIRKRIWDEVGLTASAGISINKFIAKVASDFNKPNGQKTVNPDEVLAFLEELPIRKFYGVGKVTTEKMYQLGIFTGKDLKEKTIDFLIKHFGKSGAFYYSVVRGIHNSAVKPERIAKSVGAEHTFHENLTSEIFMMERLESIAATLERRLKKYDISGKTVTLKIKYSDFTLQTRSKTMPYFISDKSLILDVAKELLYQEKMKDSVRLLGISLGNLNTEVKKTVVVQLKFDF